A stretch of the Desulforamulus ferrireducens genome encodes the following:
- a CDS encoding MutS family DNA mismatch repair protein, whose translation MAKDIEEIYQRNQKRYHSSLATAKKTDNRLVYYRSLLALIIIGLLIYGAFQDVTGMYWVAALLVLFFMLLVSKHQKVRKEITHLDNLRQINEQAIRRLSHQWSDFPRTGERFLLSEHPYSGDLNIFGQGSLFQYINATNLETGEEALARLLSEPTNLKDIRARQTALQELAPRLDWRQQLQAIGMGSQYKAGELKKLWLWAKEKSPLWQSQAIYLLALLPITTWLLFILMAWQWVPTYIPLTLFLLQALLVTVGQVFVSQAFGDTERAAAELARLSRLLTHIEGQQFQSPLLVELQRRLLRDDKSASQQVKALSKIAVLINLRYSVVYHFVNALFFCDLYTIRALEQWKRQYGMYLEDWFRVIGQFEALASLAALAHDQPHWVFPEVKEAKPFLVAVNLGHPLIKPATRVCNDVALPRSGTVHIITGSNMSGKSTLLRTVGINLVLAYAGAPVCASELRCSLMHIYTSMRVQDSLEESVSSFYAELKRIKLVIEAARRGSPLIFLLDEIFKGTNSRDRIAGARTVIKNLARQEVIGFVTTHDLELGSLEKENPAQIQNYHFSDEIINQTITFDYRLKKGISQTTNALALMKMVGIEV comes from the coding sequence TTGGCCAAAGATATTGAAGAAATCTACCAAAGGAACCAAAAACGTTACCATTCATCTTTAGCCACGGCTAAGAAAACAGACAATAGGTTAGTGTATTACCGCAGCCTGTTGGCTCTGATAATAATTGGTTTGTTAATTTATGGTGCCTTTCAGGATGTTACCGGTATGTATTGGGTTGCTGCGCTCTTAGTGCTTTTTTTTATGCTGCTGGTAAGTAAGCATCAGAAGGTAAGAAAGGAAATTACCCACTTAGATAACCTCAGACAGATTAATGAGCAGGCTATAAGGAGACTGTCCCATCAATGGTCAGATTTTCCCCGCACCGGGGAACGGTTCTTGCTGTCGGAGCATCCCTATAGCGGAGATCTTAATATTTTTGGCCAAGGTTCTCTTTTTCAGTATATCAATGCCACTAACCTGGAAACCGGAGAAGAGGCGTTGGCCAGGTTGCTCAGTGAGCCCACTAATTTGAAAGATATCAGGGCCAGGCAAACCGCCCTGCAGGAATTGGCCCCCCGGTTGGACTGGCGACAGCAGTTACAGGCCATTGGCATGGGCAGCCAGTATAAGGCAGGGGAACTTAAAAAACTATGGCTCTGGGCAAAGGAGAAATCACCTTTGTGGCAGAGCCAAGCCATTTACCTGCTGGCTTTGTTACCCATTACCACCTGGTTGCTCTTTATCCTAATGGCTTGGCAGTGGGTGCCCACCTACATACCACTGACGCTCTTTCTTTTGCAGGCACTACTGGTTACCGTTGGCCAAGTCTTTGTAAGCCAAGCCTTTGGGGATACCGAGAGGGCAGCGGCGGAATTAGCCCGTCTGTCCCGGCTTTTAACACACATTGAAGGTCAGCAATTCCAGTCCCCCTTACTGGTGGAATTACAAAGGAGACTCTTAAGGGATGATAAATCTGCCTCCCAACAGGTAAAAGCCCTTTCGAAAATTGCTGTCTTGATCAACCTGCGTTATTCAGTGGTTTACCATTTTGTTAATGCCCTTTTCTTTTGTGATCTATATACCATTAGAGCACTGGAACAGTGGAAAAGGCAATATGGGATGTATCTGGAAGATTGGTTTCGGGTTATTGGTCAATTTGAGGCACTGGCCAGCCTGGCTGCCTTAGCCCATGACCAACCCCACTGGGTATTTCCCGAAGTAAAGGAAGCTAAGCCTTTCCTGGTAGCGGTTAATCTGGGGCACCCTCTCATTAAGCCGGCCACCCGTGTCTGCAATGATGTAGCCCTGCCACGTTCCGGTACCGTCCATATTATTACCGGTTCCAATATGTCCGGTAAAAGCACTTTGTTGCGTACGGTGGGTATTAATCTAGTACTGGCCTACGCCGGAGCACCGGTCTGTGCCAGTGAATTGCGCTGCTCCCTAATGCATATCTATACCAGTATGCGGGTACAGGACAGCTTAGAGGAAAGTGTCTCCTCCTTTTATGCTGAGCTAAAAAGAATTAAGTTGGTTATTGAAGCAGCCCGCCGGGGTAGTCCCCTTATTTTCCTGTTGGATGAGATATTCAAAGGCACCAACTCCCGGGATCGCATTGCCGGAGCCAGAACGGTAATTAAAAATTTAGCCCGGCAAGAGGTAATTGGCTTTGTTACCACCCACGATTTGGAGCTGGGTAGCCTGGAAAAAGAAAATCCGGCACAAATCCAAAATTACCACTTTAGCGATGAGATTATCAACCAAACAATCACCTTTGACTACCGCTTAAAGAAAGGGATATCGCAAACCACCAACGCCCTGGCTCTAATGAAAATGGTAGGTATTGAGGTTTAA
- a CDS encoding TVP38/TMEM64 family protein: MRRLLFIVALLILFTIFITKYHFGLWQLVSSRDIKEIANTIAGYGSAAVLVSLFLNTLISVLGILPSIFLTTANTLVFGLYGGFLVSYTGELLGAVITFLLYRWGISSVFKTPSEHWKIFQGISRLPVKRQIYFLAVIRLAPFVPSGLINLLAALAGFPLGVFTIATAMGKLPALLLETYFSYNLLNISQNYLNLGLSILVALLLYRGVKSEYARLKESLK; encoded by the coding sequence TTGAGAAGATTACTTTTTATTGTAGCTTTGCTAATATTGTTCACCATTTTCATCACCAAGTACCACTTTGGTCTGTGGCAGTTGGTTAGCTCCCGGGATATTAAGGAAATAGCCAACACCATTGCCGGTTATGGTTCAGCAGCTGTGCTAGTCAGTTTATTCTTAAATACCTTAATCAGCGTGTTAGGCATCCTGCCCTCCATTTTCTTGACCACTGCCAACACCCTGGTCTTCGGTCTTTATGGTGGCTTTCTGGTCTCCTACACAGGAGAACTGCTGGGTGCTGTTATCACCTTTTTACTCTACCGCTGGGGAATTTCCTCTGTGTTTAAAACTCCCTCAGAGCATTGGAAAATTTTCCAGGGTATTAGCAGATTACCGGTCAAAAGACAAATCTATTTCCTGGCGGTAATTCGCCTGGCCCCCTTTGTTCCCTCTGGCCTGATTAATTTATTAGCAGCCCTGGCCGGTTTTCCCCTGGGCGTCTTTACCATTGCCACGGCCATGGGTAAATTACCCGCCCTGCTGCTGGAGACTTATTTTAGCTATAATCTGCTCAACATCAGCCAAAATTATCTTAATTTGGGCCTTAGTATTCTGGTGGCCCTCTTGCTATACCGGGGAGTCAAAAGTGAATATGCCCGTCTCAAGGAAAGCTTAAAATAG
- a CDS encoding B3/4 domain-containing protein: MVEITIARELKEKCPALVLGCIQASVTLKEKEEGLLVELHQLTEQIRESMVLEQVASLPAIVAARETYKKLGKSPSRYRVSSEALFRRVLQGKGLYQINNVVDINNFISLQSHHSVGTYDLAKVTPPIVFTIAPAGETYQGIGKELLNIENLPVFTDSVGSFGSPTSDSQRAMITLATQKILMNIISFSGQENLGQHLDMAKELLVKYADAQEIETSIIE; this comes from the coding sequence TTGGTCGAGATAACCATTGCCAGGGAACTGAAGGAGAAATGTCCGGCTTTAGTGTTAGGCTGTATCCAGGCCAGTGTCACATTAAAGGAGAAAGAGGAAGGGTTGTTAGTAGAATTACACCAATTGACCGAACAGATCAGGGAAAGTATGGTCTTAGAACAAGTGGCTAGCCTGCCAGCCATTGTTGCTGCCCGGGAAACCTATAAAAAATTAGGTAAAAGTCCCAGTCGTTACAGAGTTTCTTCCGAGGCACTCTTCCGCAGGGTGTTACAGGGGAAGGGATTGTATCAAATCAATAATGTTGTAGATATAAACAATTTTATTTCCCTGCAATCCCACCATTCAGTGGGAACCTATGATCTTGCTAAAGTTACTCCACCCATTGTATTTACCATTGCCCCGGCGGGTGAGACCTATCAAGGAATCGGCAAAGAACTTCTCAACATTGAGAACCTACCGGTCTTTACTGACTCTGTGGGCAGTTTTGGCAGTCCCACCAGTGATTCCCAAAGGGCAATGATTACTTTGGCTACCCAAAAAATTCTTATGAACATTATTTCCTTTAGCGGCCAAGAGAATCTTGGCCAGCATCTTGACATGGCTAAGGAATTGCTGGTAAAGTACGCAGATGCACAGGAAATTGAAACCAGCATCATAGAGTAG